One Deltaproteobacteria bacterium GWA2_45_12 genomic window carries:
- a CDS encoding TetR family transcriptional regulator, which yields MVNSPAKKSSVDKRQKIMDAAVHVFAKQGFYNSTVADVARMADVADGTIYLYFKNKDDLLISIFEHSIQFFIGSAYEELKGAKNAVDKLKKFVYLHLKLVQNNPHLAHVIQVELRQSAKFVKEYANEKFFEYLNIVRSVIEEGQQQGLFKKSLNPTLVKRAIFGAIDEMALEWVLMNKKRYSIEEAAKELCLLFIEGMMERKE from the coding sequence ATGGTAAACTCTCCAGCCAAAAAGAGTTCGGTTGATAAACGGCAAAAAATCATGGACGCGGCAGTCCATGTTTTTGCCAAACAAGGCTTTTACAACAGTACGGTCGCCGATGTTGCGCGTATGGCGGACGTGGCCGATGGGACCATTTACCTTTATTTCAAGAACAAGGACGATCTGCTCATTTCCATTTTCGAGCATAGCATCCAGTTTTTTATAGGATCGGCTTACGAAGAGCTTAAAGGAGCCAAAAACGCTGTCGACAAACTTAAAAAGTTTGTTTATCTCCATTTAAAACTGGTTCAAAACAATCCCCATTTGGCTCATGTTATCCAGGTAGAACTTCGTCAGAGTGCCAAATTTGTAAAGGAATACGCCAACGAGAAATTTTTTGAGTATTTAAATATTGTTCGATCCGTCATTGAAGAGGGTCAGCAACAAGGCTTGTTCAAGAAAAGTTTAAATCCCACCTTGGTTAAAAGAGCCATTTTTGGAGCCATTGATGAAATGGCCTTGGAATGGGTTTTGATGAACAAGAAGCGATATTCCATTGAAGAAGCCGCCAAGGAATTATGCCTTCTCTTTATTGAAGGAATGATGGAAAGAAAGGAATAA